Part of the Chitinophaga parva genome is shown below.
TACCTGGCCAATGCATATGAAATGAGCAACACCACGGAAGGCTACCGGTTCAGCCTGAGCGCGCAGGTGGCAGGCAATTTCAATAGCGGCCTGGGTTTCTCCGCGGCCTACACCTATGGTCAGTCCAAAGACCTGTCAAATGGTATCCGCAACTCCATGGAATCTAACTGGCAGTTGAACCAGGCGCTGAATCCGAATAATCCCACGCTGGCCAATTCCAACTTTGACATCCGCCACCGCATTGTGGTGAGCGTGTCTTACCGCAGGGTGTGGTCTGCATTTACGAGCAGTACGTTCTCGTTATTCGCCAGTGCGCAATCCGGTTCGCCGTTCACCTATGGTTTTGTGAACTATACGCCGCAGAACACGCCGCAGCAGATCAGCCTTGCCTACATCCCCGCCAAGGGCGAAACGGTGAATTTCTTTGCGCCCATTTACAAGAATGGCACGGTGGTAAGCTCGCCAGAGCAGCAAGCCGCTGCGTTTGATGCGTACATCAATGCAGATAAATACCTGCGCAGCCGCCGCGGTAATTTCACCGAGCGCAATGAAGGCCGCACACCATGGAACAATGACGCAGACTTCCATTTTGCGCAGGATTTTAACTTCAACATTGCGAAGAAGACGCCGCATACCTTCACCCTATCGCTGGACATTCTGAACCTTACCAACCTGCTGAATAAGAACTGGGGCTGGGTGTATTTTTCGCCCAATACTTACAATTCAACGGCCAGCGTGGGTTTGCAGCCATACATACCAGCGCGTAGCTCGCAGGGATACCCGCTGTACCAGTTCACCGATCCCGGTAAACCGTACTCCGTGGATCCGTTTGCCTCCCGCTGGCAAATGCAGATTGGTGGCCGCTACACTTTCTAATTGCTTATCGCTTTCCCGGATTGTAAAAATGAAAAGGGCTGTCTTATAAACAAAAGAGACAGCCCTTTTTATATTGAATTGTGTGTCAGATCGTAACCTCAGGTTATTGTAAGTGGTGATGTCGGATTGATCTTATCCTTTAACGCTTCAGTAATTGCTTTTCGACGCGACTGATCAATTTTTGCCGAAAGTTCCGGCTAATGGGCAAGGATTGATTTTTTATTCTTACCTGGTTTCCTTCGATAAATTCTATTTTAGAGAAATTGACAACAAAGGATTGATGAATTTTAATAAAATCGGCTGAAGGAAGCTGCTCTTCAATGCTTTTGAGGGTGAGGTATGTAATTATTTCTTTTTTGGGCGTGACTACCTTAACGTAGTTGCCTAAGCTCTCTGCATAAAGGATATCCACTAATTCAACCTTTTCAAGGCGTTTGTCACCTTTGATGAACAAGTAGGAGGGTGGTACATGGCCTGTTGCCAGTTCTTTTAGATCCTTATAGTCCTTACATTTTTGTACTGCTTTCAGAAACCTTTTAAATGCAATGGGCTTCAGCAGGTAATCAATAATATCGAGGGCATAACCGTCAATAGCATATTTGGGATAAGCAGTGGTAATTATTACCAGGGGAAGGTCGCCGTTTGCCGTGTTCAGATATTCTAAGCCGGATAACTTTGGCATCTCAATGTCCAGGAACATTAAGTCTGTCAAATTCAAGTCAATAAAAGACTTTGCTTTGATCGCACTCTCGAACTCACCGACAAGCTCCAGAAAAGGAACTTGATCAACAAACTCCCTTAAAACTTTACGGGCAACAGGTTCATCATCGACAATAATACACGTCAGCCTTTTCATATTATAATATTTAACATTACATAATAGTTAAATGCATCGTTTTTTGTTTCAAGGACATAGTTTTTGCCATAAAGCAGGTCAAGCCTCCTTCGGACATTGGCTAACCCAATACCACCCGATACCCTTCTGTCGTCATTGCAGGTGTTCGTACATTCAAATAGGACGTGCTTATCCTTTTGTACCAGCCGGATGGCTATCCTGTTTTCTGTCTCCTCATCGCTGGCACTAAACTTAAAGGCATTCTCCAAAAAGGGCATGAACAATAAAGGGGCAATTTTCACATGGCCATCCTCCATGATCATATCAAGTGTTACCCGAAGATTACTGTTACTTCTGGCCTTCTGTAAAGCTACATAGTTTTCGATGTAGGAAGCCTCCTTTGTCAGTGGTACAAAGTCAGCATCCGCTTCGTATAGGCTGTAACGGAGCAATCCGGAGAACTGCAACAGGATGTCCCTGGCCTTCTGGTCTTTGATGTCAATATTGCCGTAAATAGTATTTAAGCCGTTAAACAGGAAATGTGGGTTAACTTGAGATCGTAAATATTTCAATTCGATGTGTAATTGTTCTACCTCGATATTCTTAACGCGATCTTTTTGTTCGCTCCAGCGAAGGCTGAATAATAACAACGTAGAGATCAGGATAGACCAGACACTGTTGAACAAGTTCCATTTGAAGTAGTCGGGTAGTTTCATGACCTCCTTTGGCCACACTATCGTATCATAATGTTGCTGGCTTAGGCTTTTCAGGTAAGTATTAAGTATGACGAGCAGCAGTACGCTCAGCAGGTAAAATGCCGTTTTTTTACGGTCAAGCAATTGGGGAATGAGCAGGAAAGCATTTACATAGATCAGCATAGCCAGCAGGACGGTCGAGATGAATAGCGGTGGAAGGGTAAACAGCCAGCCTTTTTTGTGAATATAATCTTCCACGTTCATCAGGTTATAAGCGCCGTATACCAACCAAACAATCAGGTGAAACAGGTATCTGCCTGAAAAAACGCGGATAAGGCATGCTCTCATAGCGCTAAACTACGATTAATCCCTTAAATTGCTAAAGCATAGCCTGTAGCGCTTCCCAAATTCATAGCTATAAATCTAATTGTGTAGGATTTATGGCTGTTTATAAAAATAATTTGTTTCATGTAGTAGGAATCGGATATTGTAAACATCATTATCATTTACTTGCTATCAATAATTTATCTATGACTATGCAGGCTTGCATACCTGTGATTCCGAGCGCCGACTTACAAAGGAGCCTGCGCTTTTGGGTAGAAGGCTTAGGGCTGGCGGTAGACCGGGAAATAAGGCAGGATGGTGTGTTAGTAGGTTGTATGGTGTTTAACGAAAAGGTCTGCTTTTGGCTTAATCAACGCGCCGGTGGGCCGATAGGGCGGGAATATGAAGGCATCCGGCTTTACTGGACGCCTGATGCTCTTTTTGCTACAAGAGACCGTTTGGCGCGAATGGGCTATGAGGTGTCAGCAATTGAACAGCGGGACTATGGACAAACGGAGTTCTTCCTCACGGATGATGACGGCTATTCTCATTGCTTTGGCGTAGCGACTTTATAACACTAGAACCTTGTACTACCTGCCCACCGTTAATAACTATTTTTCTTGCAGTCTCACTTTTAAAGGTTTTACAGATAATCATGGAAACATCCGTCCCTTCGAAAATCAAGAGGATGAGCCCGCAACTTCTGGTAAAAGATATTGCCCGGGCGGTCCAATTCTACGCCAATGCTTTAGGGTTTAGTGTGGATTTCCGCTATGAGGACTTTTATGCAGGTATCATAAAAGATGGTTATTCCATTCACCTCAAAGTAGACGGGGATAATGCGGAAGGAAAAAGTAGCCAGGGAAATAGCGAGAATGTTTCCATCATATTCAACATAAGCCATATTGAAAGCCTGTATGATGAACTATGCACTGAAGGCATTTCAATTTCGCAGTCGTTACGGGATATGCCTTATGGAAAAGAGTTCTATATAGCTGATCCGGACGGGAACATTCTGGCATTCTTAGAATAACCTTGTGGTGATTTTAGGCTGGGCCGTTCGCTGGAGAAGGTTAGGCCTGGTAAAGTTGCTGCCTGGCCCTGGGCCTGATCCACAGCCGCCCACCCGTACGCAGTGGGCAAAACCTGCAGATTGGGCACGTAAAAGGAATCATGCTGAAGTGACAAAACTGCTCGGTGATTGAATAAAAAAATCAGGTAAATAGACTACCAAAGCAAGCTTATGGAAACTGCACATGACAATGTTAATATCACACAGGCCGTACCCATGTTTATGGTCATTAGCATGGAGAGGTCACTTGTATTTTATGTAGAAGGACTGGGCTTTACCATAAAAAATACATGGTTGCCAAGGGGCGTTATTGAATGGTGCTGGCTGGAACGCGAAGGCGTAGCCTTGATGTTGCAGGAATACCGCGGAGATCATCCGCACATACATGCGGAAAAAGGCGTTGGGATTGGCATTTGGTTCCAGTGCCGGGATGCTTTAGCCCTTTATAAAGAGTTCCTCTCGAAGGGGATAAAGGCCGAAGAGCCTTTTGTAGGTAACCAGATGTGGGATGTCAGGGTTATTGATCCTGATGGATACATTCTACATTTTGAAAGCCCAACTGATGTACCTGAAGAAACTAAGTTTTCGGATTGGACAGAACAAACGCAATAGTTTATGAAGATGATAGATGCAGAAGATTCACGGGTGATCCTTGCAATAGCGCTGATTGACGCAGGTGATATTGCCAACTTAATGCATTTACTCCGTAAATATCCAGAGCTTGTTCAAAGGAGGTTAATAAACCACCAGGAAGGCTATTTTAAAGATCCTTATCTGCTTTGGTTTATCGCGGATAATCCTGTCCGCAAAGGCAAGAGGCCCGGTAATATGATAAGGCTTATTGAGGAGCTCATAGAAACAGTTAAGCAGCTGGCTCCTGATACCTGCCTTTATCAAATTGATCATGCCTTAAAATTAGTAGCCTCCAGCCATACTATGCAGGTATCAGGTGTACTATTGCCAGCAATGGATTTGCTGATAGATGCCGGGGCCTCACCTGATTGCGCGATGGAAGCCTTGACAAATGGCAACTTGGAGGCAGCTGGGCACTTGATAAGCCGGGGCGCTCACCTGACGTTAGCATTGGCTGTTTGCCTGGAACGGCAATTGGATATTTATAAATTAGGAAACCAGGCAACTAATAACGAAAAATTGACTGCTCTTGCAGCTGCTGCGTATTACGGGAAAGCAGATAAGATAAAAGTATTGCTGGATATGAATATAAGCCCCAATGGCTTTCCTGAGGCCGAAAGTGGCTTCCATAGCCACGGCACTCCTTTACATTACGCTGTCAGTTCGGGAGACTTACCCTCCGTGCAGCTTTTAGTTGAAGCTGGCGCAAAGCTTGATGTGCCTGATAAGGTTTATAACGGAACGCCAAAGGACTGGGCTACCTATTTGAAAGCCCAGGCGCCCGGTGAGGCCGCAGACGGAAATTTTGCAGCCATTGAAAGCTATTTGTTATCAAAACCCCGTTACCGACGCTTATATTAAAATCGCAATGTATCCATGGGTTTAATCAGAGTGAGATTCCTTATTTTTAGCCTAACATATATTTGTATACTATGAAGGCGCATACGCTTGCTCTACTGCTATTTTTGGGGGGTCATGTACTTTCCGCGGCCGGCCAGGAACATTCAAGTTTTCCCATTGACGTGACTACCGGTCCTGCACCGCAGCTGTTTTCCGTTGACAATCAGTTACGTTTGAGTTACGAACTTCACCTGGTCAATTATGCGCCGTTCCCTGTGAAGTTGTCAGCATTACATATCACTGGCAATCCTGGAGGGCAGCTTACAGTACTTGATTCAAATTCCCTGAAGGATGACTTGGTTTTAGCCAATCACCTGCTTGGCAACACAGGTGATACTGTTCAAACCCAGACGCTGGAGCCAGGAAAGGCCGCCGTGATCTTCATAGATATGAGCCTTGAACAAAACCAGGGTATTCCTGCTTCCTTAGGCCATTTGTTTACTTTTAGCTTTCAGAATAATATGGGCAAAACGATTGTCCGGAACATGCCTGGGCCGGACATTGCTGTTCTTAGCGGCACAGCAGTCATAATCGGTCCGCCAGTTAAGGGTGCCGGCTGGGTTGCTTTTAATGCCTATGGCGGTTCGGGGCACCGGCGTTCATTCAATCCTGTTGACGGACGGTTGCAAATAGCGGAACGTTTCGCTATAGACTTTATGCAAGTGGGGCAGGACGGAAAGCTTTTCCACGGAGAACCTCAGCAAAACGCCAATTTTTACGGCTATGGCCGCCCTGTGTTAGCGGTGGCTGATGCAACCGTCTATGCGGTGAAAGACGGACTTGCGGAGCAAACCGGTACGAGTGAGCGGGAAAAAAGAGTAGTAACACTTGATAATATTGTGGGAGATTATGTTATCCTTGATCTGGGAAGCGGACGTTATGCCATATATGCGCATTTGCAGCCGGGCAAGATAACGGTACGCGCGGGTGACCGCGTCAAAGAAGGGCAGGTGCTGGGTTTACTGGGCAATTCCGGTAATAGTGATGAGCCCCACCTCCATTTTCAAATCATGGACAAGCCGTCCCCGCTTGGGGCAGAAGGACTGCCCTTTGTGATCAAAGAGTTTACCCAACAGGGTATTGCACAAAATACAGATGCAATGGATGAAGGCGCGGCCTGGAAAGGAAATGCGGAACGCCAGATCAAGACCGTATATTACCGGCAATTCCCGTTGGACAATGCGGTTATTGATCTGAAGTGAAAAGTTCATGGCAGCGGTGCAGTCATGATGAATGCGTTCACTTTCTTCTATTTAGTACTTCAATTGTATCAGTGGCCTGCTCAAAGCCTGGAATATTTGATTCATTATTAAATCCGGGGCAATTCGGTAGTTCACTACATGTTACAGGCAGGACCAGGTAGCTATTGCCATGGTGCCTGGCGGAATTGCCCGGCTGTATTCAATTCCAGCTTACCTGTTATTGCGCCTTATTTTTCTAAGCGCCATGGCCGGCTGCCCGGATAACCTGATCCACCATGGCAACCACCTCCCTGCTCACCCATCCCTGCTCCGGGAAGCCCTGCGCCCATTCCAACGGTGTCACATTTCGTGCAATATGCCATCCGGGGATTTCGCGCCAATCGAGATACTTTCTCAAGTTCACCCGGATATTAACGTCTGCTCCCTGGTCTAAAAGACGGCGTGCCATATAACCATCGCGCTGGCGGCCGTTCACATAGGCGCAACTGACGATGGCATTGAATAACGGCGTATGGCCGCCAAAACCTTCCTCATCAACTACCGCAGTTGCATCTACATCTGCTCCTTCTGCTAGCAGCCAGTCGAAGATCTCCCGTTCATCAAAGTCGATGGACAAATGCAGCAGCGTGGTCCCAGTGACCGGCGTGCCGCACATGCCCGACAACCGTTCGATCCCGCAACCCAACTGGGGTGGGTAGATCTCCTGATGATCAAATCTCCTGTTCAGCAGTTGCGGGTCGTGTTTTAGATGGATCTTAAGCCGGTCGAGATCACCCAAATGGAAGGCCATCAGCGGCGTGTCCGGTATGTCGTAGCCCCGGGCCTTAAATCGCCGCAGGATCGCGTGTTTCCCATCCGGGTTGCGGCTGTACGTTTCAAGCACCAGGGCAAGTGGGGCCAGCCTGTCGCCCTTTTCGTTGGTCAAGGGCCCGCCGGCATCATCCACAAATGCAAAGCCTTGGCTATTCAACGTTTCGCAGGCGCCCATGATAATGCCTGGCACCAACACTGCACCATGTTCATGCAACCACCTTGCCGTTTCGATCTTGCCTTGCAACAAAGCCCGGTCGAAGGCATGCTGAATATCTGTTGCACCCAGTGCCTTGATCGCTTTGACCATGTCAAGCAAACCCAGGTTCGCAGCATGGCTCATGGGCGGCCCCCAGTTACCACTCACTACAGGTACGTCCAGAAGGCCGGGGTGGTCTTTTAGCAACCGGATAACCTCGTCAATTTCATTGGCGCGGATTGCATCGCGGATCTGCTCTGCTGCGGTATTAGCCGCTATACGCAGCTTCAGTTGTGCCCAGGAAGAGAAATTGTATTCCCGCGCTATCACCAGCTGCGCATCGCTAAGTTTTAAGCGGGTTACGATGGATTCATCATCGGCAGCATGGAATTTCGGATGACAGCGTCTCACACGGTCGACGGCTTCCTTTGAATGTAGTTGGATCTGGTGGAGCAGTTCGCGGGCTTGTCGTTTGGGAACGTCGAGATGGGGCTGTGCCGGTAGGCGGCGTCGTACTGTAGACATAACTTTCCTTCTTTTAAATTTGCCGGTGTCCGCATTAAGGCAAGAAGTTAAGTTAAATAATGTAATGGATCGAAGATTACACCGGTGGGCTTTGCCCATTTCCGCGGACTGGATGCTTCCGGAAAGCGGATGAAAGATAGAAAAAATTCCTGAGATTTTTTCTACTAGTGGGCCTTATGGTGTTTTTTTTTACAGATATTCATCTTATTGTTAACAGACAGGTATCGGCTCCACCACCACGCTGTTACCTTTTAGGTCGTAATAAATACACAGCATGGCCTGCGTGTCAACGATCCATTTTTCAATACCTGCATCTGCCACTTGCTGACAAAAGGTCAAGAAGTCGGTTTTGCCTTGCTGATGTTCGGCAATGATCTGCCGAACGGCAGCTGGTGAAGCCTGCGCAAATATGTCCTTTTCGGCATAGATCGGGTCACCATTGAGCTGAAATCCATTCGCCCCGTGGTACTCGGTTTGCCCGTTCTTGACCACGAAATCATAATGCAGCAGGCCCAGTTGTTTTATTTCGTGTACATAAGCAGGGAAGTCTGCGCCGCTTTTTACTTTGGCGTGTGCCGCCTTCATTTGAAGTAGAGTGAACATCGTATTTAATTTTGATGTTCAAAGGTAGGCCGGCCCTGCCGCGTTCGATTGTAAAAATCCGTTTACTTTAAACGCCTCAGGTATTGTTCCGGGGTTACTGCGGTAAATTTCTTGAAGTCTTTTATAAAATGGGCCTGGTCATAAAATGCAGAGAGGTAGGCTGCATAGTCCCAGTTTCCGTTTTCCATAGCGGTTAACACATTGCGGGCACGTACAATAGTGGAGAACTTTTTCGGTGATGCGCCAACTTCCTGCCGGAAGCGCTTTTCGAGAGGGCTGGGGCTGGTATGTAATAGCCGAGCCAGTTCACTCATGCGAATGGTGCCTTTGGATTGATGAATGAGTTGCAGTGCGTGGCTCACCATTAGGTCTGCATGCCCTACGTTTAAATGTTCGATCAAAAATTGCTGGATCAGACCAATACGCTGCTGGTCGTCCGTGGCCATGGTTAGTTTTTCTTCGAGTTCGGCCAGTGATGGACCTGCAAAGAAATGTTCCAGCGAAAGGCTTTCACCAAATAGTTCGTGTAAGGGTGCTTTCAGGAACCGGGCAGCGCCATTTTCACGGAATACGACCAGTACGGAGCCGATACCGGCGGTGTTCTGGAATATGCGGTAAGTGTCAAGCAAGCCGGTAATACCCGCGGGGGCAAGCGGGTTCCATTTAGTTTCATCGCGGTAAGCCAATTTGCCCAAATACTGGAAACCCATCACCAGTGCCGTATCAGGTAGCACGTGATAGGCCGCTTCTTGTTCGTTTTCCGAAATGATCAAGTGCTTTATGTAGGGAAGCAACTCGTCGCATGGTAAATGAATTTCGAACTTCATCCTTAAAATTAAGGATTTACATGAAATTGAAGGTTAATATATAGGGAGAGAACCTTGTATCTTTTCCGAAAGCCGATGGCGGGGAGTATCGGAGCAGGTGGCGAAAAGGCAGTTAATCGCCATGGGTCAGATTTTACTTACATAAAGTAAGATTTGACTCATTTTTCTAACAGCCTTGTGCCGACCTTTGTCTTCCACTTAATAGCAAAAACTATGATACTAGTAACCGGCGCCACCGGAAAGTTGGGCGGTAAGGTCATCGATACGCTGATCCGCAACCAGATTGACCCGGGAAAGATCGCGGCACTTGTACGGCAGGAAGAAAAAGCGGTACACTTGAAAGAACAAGGCATCGATATACGCATTGGCGATTATGATGACCGGGCATCCTTAGACCGGGCTATGGATGGTATTGACCGGGTATTGCTGGTTTCCGGCGTTGATAGGTCGAAAATAATGCAGCAACATAAAAATGTGATCGATGCCGCGAAGCAGGGTGGGGTTAGATCCCTGTCTTATACCGGTAATTGCCTTAAGGACCGGTATACGTTGGTTAATGACATCATGCTGAGCCACTTTGAGACAGAAGATTATATCATGGCAAGCGGGCTGAATTACCAGATATTCAGGAACGTGCTTTATATGGATTCCATGGCGCATTATATGCTGGGCAAAGATTTCCTGGCAAAGGGAATTAACCTGCCGGCCGGTGATGGCCGGGTTGCTTATGCCCTGAGGAGCGAAGAGGCGGAGGCGATCGGGAACGTGTTAGCCCACGAGCACCTGGATAGCCGTAGCTATAATTTTACCGGGACCAGGGCCTATTCGTTCTATGACGTGGCAGAGACGCTGAGTGAGCTTTATGGGGTGAAAATTACTTATACGCCCGTTTCAATGGAGGCTTACACGGCTAGTGCACTATCTTCGGGGGTGCCTGAGCAGGCGGTTAAGATGATGGCTCCTTTTTTTACAGACATAGCCAATGGACAGGGGAGTATGGTGGCAACGGACCTGGAAAATGCCCTTGGCCGCAAGCCCGCTGATTTGAAGACCGGGTTAAAGGCGTTGTTGAATTTATAGGATCAAGACCAGTTATATGGCAGCAAAACAGATACCGTTACACTTAAAAACCATTACGGAGTACCATCATATGCTGGGACTTCCCAAGCCCGAACATCCGTTGGTGAGCCTGACAAGATTTGAAGATATTCCCTATAATCCTGAACAACCACTGAAGGCAATTGTCATGAATTTTTACAGCATTGCCCTCAAGAAGACCTTTCATGCCAGGCTTAAATACGGTCAGCAGGAAGTGGACTTCGATGAAGGTGTGATGCTTTTTATGGCACCGGCCCAGGTACTTGCCATCGATGGCCCCCGGGAAACGGTGGACGGTCATAAAGGATGGCTGCTGCTCATTCACCCGGACCTGTTGTGGGGCACGGAGCTTTTGAAAAAGATCCGCAGGTATGAGTTTTTTGATTATAAAACAAATGAAGCACTACACCTGTCCGATATTGAGCAGCAATTGATCATCCGGATCATGCAGGATATCCGCCAGGAATACACGGCAAGGATCGACCACCTCAGCCAGGACGTTATTGTTGCCCAGCTGGAACTACTGCTCACTTATGCAGAAAGATTCTATCAGCGCCAGTTTATCACGCGCAAGGCGGGTAATTACCAGGTGCTCCATAAGATGGAAGCATTGGTCAACAGCTACTTTGAAGAAAGTGATCTTCACCTGAAAGGGATGCCTCCGGTGAAATATTTCGCTGACGCTTTGCACTTGTCTCCAGGCTACCTCAGCAGGTTGCTGAAGTCATTAACCGGGCAAAGTACCAAACAGTTCATTACAAACAAGATAATTGAGCTGGCCAAAGAAAAGCTCTCTACCACAAACCTTACCATGAACGAGATCGCTTATATGCTGGGCTTTGAGCACCCACAGTCATTTGGTAAGCTTTTTAAAATGCAAACCAGGATGTCCCCGCTGGAATTCCGGCAGTCATTTGGCTGAGTAGTTAAAACGCGGTACAGGCGATCCCCCCAATGGCCGCGGGGGACAATGATAACCCCAAAGAACAGACGGCTGTAAGTTAAGGCGTTCGGTATGCGCCGGATGCAACCTTTCGTGATCCCTGTCATTGTTTTTCGTGATGCTCCTCATTCTCCCGCGAACCTGAATGCTTTTACTTTACACCCATCATTTACCCCGGTAGCCCTTATTCACGGCCAGGGGGCGGGACAACGGAGATGACCGTTGCTGACGTATTTACGAAATCATTAAATAATCATAGTAAAATTCAGGTTATGGAAAGTCAAATTAAGGCAATTGCCCGTAGCTGGTACGTTGAGCTGATACTGGGCTTACTGTTCATTGTGGTAGGCATTTGGGTATTTATGACCCCGGTGTCATCTTATGTAGCGCTCTCTTTTTTCTTCGCGGCCGCTTTCCTGGTAACCGGAATAATGGAAATATCCTTTGCCGTATCCGGCAGAAAATATACGGTTGGTTGGGGCTGGTCTTTAGCCGCGGGGATCGTTGATACGCTTGTTGGATTACTGCTGGTGGCTACACCCGCGTTTACAATGCTCGTACTGCCATTCTATATTGGGTTTGCCATTTTGTTTCGTTCCTCCCTGGCCATCGGTCTTTCTATTGAGCTTGGCAGGTTAAAGGTACCAGACTGGGGTTGGCTGTTGTTTATAGGAATAGTGGGCATTGTATTGGCCTTTATTATGATCTGGAACCCGGTGTTCGCCGGTCTTACTATTGTCATTTATACGGCCATGGCATTTGTGTCTATGGGCATCTTCGAGCTTTACCTGTCATTCCGTCTTAAGAAGTTTAATAAGGAGTTATAATCCCAATACCGGATAAGGTAATGGACAGCTGCAACGCCTGAACCATTGATCCCGGCTGGAAGAAACGGCCATTGATGCGAAGGAAGCAAGCGATAGTCAATGGATTGCAATTGGTACTTTCATTTTTAACAATAAATACTTAAAACTATGAAAAGTATATTGACCCTGGTCTTACGCTCGGTTGTTGCCTCCATTATCTTGTGCACGGCATGTACTAATCCCCCGAAGCCTGCTGCAACAGGAACGCAATCCTCAGCCAGCCCGGCATCAAATAATAATGACCTGTTAACCCAGGAACGCTTGCGCCGCTTCGATACCCTGGATTTCCAGTTTTACAGTAA
Proteins encoded:
- a CDS encoding LytR/AlgR family response regulator transcription factor; this translates as MKRLTCIIVDDEPVARKVLREFVDQVPFLELVGEFESAIKAKSFIDLNLTDLMFLDIEMPKLSGLEYLNTANGDLPLVIITTAYPKYAIDGYALDIIDYLLKPIAFKRFLKAVQKCKDYKDLKELATGHVPPSYLFIKGDKRLEKVELVDILYAESLGNYVKVVTPKKEIITYLTLKSIEEQLPSADFIKIHQSFVVNFSKIEFIEGNQVRIKNQSLPISRNFRQKLISRVEKQLLKR
- a CDS encoding sensor histidine kinase, with the protein product MEDYIHKKGWLFTLPPLFISTVLLAMLIYVNAFLLIPQLLDRKKTAFYLLSVLLLVILNTYLKSLSQQHYDTIVWPKEVMKLPDYFKWNLFNSVWSILISTLLLFSLRWSEQKDRVKNIEVEQLHIELKYLRSQVNPHFLFNGLNTIYGNIDIKDQKARDILLQFSGLLRYSLYEADADFVPLTKEASYIENYVALQKARSNSNLRVTLDMIMEDGHVKIAPLLFMPFLENAFKFSASDEETENRIAIRLVQKDKHVLFECTNTCNDDRRVSGGIGLANVRRRLDLLYGKNYVLETKNDAFNYYVMLNIII
- a CDS encoding VOC family protein; translation: MAVYKNNLFHVVGIGYCKHHYHLLAINNLSMTMQACIPVIPSADLQRSLRFWVEGLGLAVDREIRQDGVLVGCMVFNEKVCFWLNQRAGGPIGREYEGIRLYWTPDALFATRDRLARMGYEVSAIEQRDYGQTEFFLTDDDGYSHCFGVATL
- a CDS encoding VOC family protein, whose protein sequence is MSPQLLVKDIARAVQFYANALGFSVDFRYEDFYAGIIKDGYSIHLKVDGDNAEGKSSQGNSENVSIIFNISHIESLYDELCTEGISISQSLRDMPYGKEFYIADPDGNILAFLE
- a CDS encoding glyoxalase superfamily protein — its product is METAHDNVNITQAVPMFMVISMERSLVFYVEGLGFTIKNTWLPRGVIEWCWLEREGVALMLQEYRGDHPHIHAEKGVGIGIWFQCRDALALYKEFLSKGIKAEEPFVGNQMWDVRVIDPDGYILHFESPTDVPEETKFSDWTEQTQ
- a CDS encoding ankyrin repeat domain-containing protein; amino-acid sequence: MKMIDAEDSRVILAIALIDAGDIANLMHLLRKYPELVQRRLINHQEGYFKDPYLLWFIADNPVRKGKRPGNMIRLIEELIETVKQLAPDTCLYQIDHALKLVASSHTMQVSGVLLPAMDLLIDAGASPDCAMEALTNGNLEAAGHLISRGAHLTLALAVCLERQLDIYKLGNQATNNEKLTALAAAAYYGKADKIKVLLDMNISPNGFPEAESGFHSHGTPLHYAVSSGDLPSVQLLVEAGAKLDVPDKVYNGTPKDWATYLKAQAPGEAADGNFAAIESYLLSKPRYRRLY
- a CDS encoding M23 family metallopeptidase, which gives rise to MKAHTLALLLFLGGHVLSAAGQEHSSFPIDVTTGPAPQLFSVDNQLRLSYELHLVNYAPFPVKLSALHITGNPGGQLTVLDSNSLKDDLVLANHLLGNTGDTVQTQTLEPGKAAVIFIDMSLEQNQGIPASLGHLFTFSFQNNMGKTIVRNMPGPDIAVLSGTAVIIGPPVKGAGWVAFNAYGGSGHRRSFNPVDGRLQIAERFAIDFMQVGQDGKLFHGEPQQNANFYGYGRPVLAVADATVYAVKDGLAEQTGTSEREKRVVTLDNIVGDYVILDLGSGRYAIYAHLQPGKITVRAGDRVKEGQVLGLLGNSGNSDEPHLHFQIMDKPSPLGAEGLPFVIKEFTQQGIAQNTDAMDEGAAWKGNAERQIKTVYYRQFPLDNAVIDLK
- a CDS encoding ankyrin repeat domain-containing protein; this encodes MSTVRRRLPAQPHLDVPKRQARELLHQIQLHSKEAVDRVRRCHPKFHAADDESIVTRLKLSDAQLVIAREYNFSSWAQLKLRIAANTAAEQIRDAIRANEIDEVIRLLKDHPGLLDVPVVSGNWGPPMSHAANLGLLDMVKAIKALGATDIQHAFDRALLQGKIETARWLHEHGAVLVPGIIMGACETLNSQGFAFVDDAGGPLTNEKGDRLAPLALVLETYSRNPDGKHAILRRFKARGYDIPDTPLMAFHLGDLDRLKIHLKHDPQLLNRRFDHQEIYPPQLGCGIERLSGMCGTPVTGTTLLHLSIDFDEREIFDWLLAEGADVDATAVVDEEGFGGHTPLFNAIVSCAYVNGRQRDGYMARRLLDQGADVNIRVNLRKYLDWREIPGWHIARNVTPLEWAQGFPEQGWVSREVVAMVDQVIRAAGHGA
- a CDS encoding DUF1398 domain-containing protein, which encodes MFTLLQMKAAHAKVKSGADFPAYVHEIKQLGLLHYDFVVKNGQTEYHGANGFQLNGDPIYAEKDIFAQASPAAVRQIIAEHQQGKTDFLTFCQQVADAGIEKWIVDTQAMLCIYYDLKGNSVVVEPIPVC
- a CDS encoding helix-turn-helix transcriptional regulator is translated as MKFEIHLPCDELLPYIKHLIISENEQEAAYHVLPDTALVMGFQYLGKLAYRDETKWNPLAPAGITGLLDTYRIFQNTAGIGSVLVVFRENGAARFLKAPLHELFGESLSLEHFFAGPSLAELEEKLTMATDDQQRIGLIQQFLIEHLNVGHADLMVSHALQLIHQSKGTIRMSELARLLHTSPSPLEKRFRQEVGASPKKFSTIVRARNVLTAMENGNWDYAAYLSAFYDQAHFIKDFKKFTAVTPEQYLRRLK